From Ipomoea triloba cultivar NCNSP0323 chromosome 5, ASM357664v1, the proteins below share one genomic window:
- the LOC116021135 gene encoding putative protein phosphatase 2C 53 — translation MSIAVVHSPVFSPSPVFSKSSASSPIGRSLYASSSLSPSTVTPPPSTLCPLTLRRPIQTRNIILNGINEEPICSTSSTTTTTTPVLKRKRPARINIPMAALSFEPSLQTPRDGDRLDEVEVEGEGYSVYCKRGKRGAMEDRYSAFVDHQQGSKQAFFGVFDGHGGVKAAEFAARNMGRNIMNKVGVRSEEDIEAAVKEGYLTTDEEFLKQNVRGGASCVTALIHKGKLVVSNAGDCRAVMSRGGIAEVLTLDHRPSRESEKERIEALGGYVDCCRGVWRIQGSLAVSRGIGDAQLKKWVIAEPETKTVFTEPDFEFLILASDGVWDKVSNQEAVDTVRPLCIGVDKPHPLSACKELVNLALTRGSFDDISVMVIQLSHFVQ, via the exons ATGTCTATAGCAGTAGTTCATTCGCCGGTGTTCTCACCGTCGCCGGTGTTCAGCAAATCATCGGCTTCATCTCCGATCGGCCGGAGCCTTTATGCTTCCTCCTCCCTGTCACCGTCCACCGTGACGCCGCCGCCGTCGACCTTGTGCCCGTTGACTCTCCGGCGTCCCATACAGACGCGTAATATCATCCTGAACGGGATTAATGAAGAGCCGATTTGCTCAACCTCGTCGACGACTACGACGACGACGCCGGTTCTGAAGAGGAAGAGGCCGGCGAGGATTAATATTCCGATGGCGGCGTTGAGTTTCGAGCCGAGTCTGCAGACTCCGAGGGACGGCGATAGATTGGATGAGGTAGAGGTTGAAGGAGAAGGCTACTCCGTGTATTGTAAAAGAGGGAAACGCGGTGCTATGGAGGATAGGTATTCGGCCTTCGTTGATCACCAGCAAGGCTCTAAACAG GCTTTCTTCGGCGTATTTGATGGACATGGAGGAGTGAAAGCTGCAGAGTTCGCAGCAAGAAATATGGGTAGGAATATTATGAACAAGGTGGGTGTAAGAAGTGAAGAAGATATTGAAGCTGCGGTTAAGGAGGGTTATCTCACCACTGATGAAGAGTTTCTAAAGCAAAATGTCAGGGGTGGAGCAAGCTGTGTGACAGCATTGATTCACAAAGGCAAACTTGTTGTCTCGAATGCTGGCGATTGTCGCGCTGTTATGAGCCGAGGAGGAATTGCAGAGGTCCTCACTCTCGATCACCGCCCCTCGAGGGAAAGCGAGAAAGAAAGAATTGAGGCACTG GGTGGCTATGTTGATTGCTGCCGCGGTGTTTGGAGAATTCAGGGATCTCTTGCTGTGTCAAGAGGAATAGGGGACGCCCAATTGAAAAAATGGGTAATTGCAGAACCAGAAACGAAGACAGTGTTCACTGAACCCGACTTCGAATTCTTAATCCTGGCTTCTGATGGAGTCTGGGACAAG GTTAGTAATCAGGAGGCAGTTGATACAGTCAGGCCTTTGTGCATAGGTGTTGACAAACCACACCCACTCTCTGCTTGCAAAGAGCTTGTTAACTTGGCACTGACAAGAGGCTCCTTTGATGATATAAGTGTGATGGTGATCCAGCTAAGTCATTTTGTTCAATGA
- the LOC116020960 gene encoding protein SLE2 produces the protein MASQQQNKAELDRRAREGETVVPGGTGGKSLEAQQHLAEGRQKGGQTRKEQLGTEGYQQMGRKGGLSTGDESGGERAEREGIDIDESKFRNT, from the exons ATGGCTTCGCAGCAACAGAACAAAGCTGAGCTTGACAGGAGGGCCAGGGAAGGGGAGACCGTCGTCCCCGGTGGCACCGGTGGCAAGAGCCTGGAAGCGCAGCAGCACCTTGCTGAAG GAAGGCAGAAAGGAGGGCAGACACGGAAAGAGCAGCTGGGAACGGAAGGATATCAGCAGATGGGACGCAAAGGCGGTCTCAGCACCGGAGACGAGTCCGGCGGGGAGCGTGCCGAGCGTGAAGGTATTGACATCGATGAATCCAAGTTCCGAAACACCTAG